Genomic segment of Rhodococcus rhodochrous:
GCCTGGCGCAACGGCCAGACCGACGCCGCGATCGGCTCGTCCGGGCTTCCCGTCCTGCACGGCTACGCCGGCTCCCACGACTCGCAGGGCAACGAACTGCAGGTGACGTCTGTGGCGGTGGCCGACGAGATCGCCGCCGCAGGCGATCTGGTCAAGGGCAAGCTCGGCGGTGTGCCCGTCGCCGTGGTGCGCGGACTCGACCTGCCCGACGACGGATCCACCGCCCGCGCCCTGATCCGCAGCGGTGAGGACGACCTGTTCTGGCTCGGCACCGAGGAGGCCCTCGAACGCGGCCGGCGCGAGGCACTGCTGCTGCGCCGGTCGGTGCGGCAGTTCGCCTCCGAGCCCGTCGATCCCGAGGATCTGCGTGAGGCGGTCGCCGAGGCCCTCACCGCACCCGCACCCCATCACACACGTCCGGTGCGGTTCGTGTGGGTGCGCACCGAGCAGGTGCGCCGCCGGCTCCTCGACCGCATGCGCGACAAGTGGGCCGAGGATCTCCACGGCGACGGACTCGACCCGGTGGCCGTCGAACGCCGCATCTCCCGTGGCGCGATCCTCTACGACGCACCCGAGGTGATCGTCCCCTTCTGGGTGCCCGACGGAGCACACCACTATCCGGATGCGCGTCGCACCGCGGCCGAAGCCACGATGTTCACCGTCGCCGCCGGTGCGGCGGTGCAGGGTCTGCTCGTCTCCCTCGCGACCCGCGGGCTCGGCAGCTGCTGGATCGGCTCGACGATCTTCGCCCCGGAGGTGGTCCGCGAGGAACTCGGGCTTCCTGCCGAGTGGTCGCCGCTCGGGGCGGTCGCCGTCGGCTACCCGCTCACCGAACCGGAGCCGCGCGAACCCGCGGACCCGGGCGACGCCCTCGTGGAGCTGTAGCCGTGTCGGCGCGTTCCCTGCACGCCTCGGCGATCGACCGGCTCACCGCCTGGCGCACCGACTCCGAGGACGCCGAATCACTGCGGCACACGATGCTGGCGTTCCTCGATTCGGCGCCCGACGGGTGCCTGCGCGAACACGTGCCCGGGCACATCACGGCGTCGTCGATCGTGCTCGATGCCGACCACCGCAACGTGTTGCTCACCCTGCATCCGCGGGTGGGGCGGTGGATCCAGCTCGGCGGACACTGCGAGCCGTCGGACGAGACAGTCGTCGACGCGGCCCTGCGCGAGGCCACCGAGGAATCCGGTATCGCCGATCTGGTGATCGATCCGGAACTGCTCTCGGCGCACACGCATCCGATCACGTGCTCCCTCGGCGTGCCCACCCGTCACCTCGACCTGCGGTTCCTGGTGACCGCACCCGTGGGTGCCCGGCCGGTGCGCAGCGACGAATCCACCGACCTGCAGTGGTGGCCCGTCGACGCGCTGCCGCCGGAGGCCGAGCACGAGACGATCGCGCACATGGTCCGGCTCGCGGCGGCCCGACGGGCCTGAGACGACGCGGCCCGACGGGTCGCCGGGACGAGCGTGAGGTCAGAACCGGACGGGGCCCAATTCGGGGTACTTCGGGGTGACGCCGTCACCGGAGGACACCCCGCGCAACCGCCGGCCCATCCAGGGGACGAGGAACTCGCGCATCCACGCGCGGTCCGCGGCGCGTTCCTGGGCCCGGGTGAGGACGGGTGCCTCGTCGAACTCCACCGGTCCGAGACCGTGTTCGACCCCGAGCAGGTCGAGCACGCGGATCGCCATGTTGTGGTGGCCGGCCGCGGACATGTGTAGTCGGTCGAAGTCCCACATGCGCAGATCGCGGTACTCGTCGAACCTCCAGAAGTCGACGATGGTCGCCCCGTGCCGGTCGGCGATCTCCCGGACGAGCTCGTTGTACACGGCCCACCGGCCGCGCAGGAGCCCGAAGACCGGCGCCCAGCTGCCGTCGTAGGCCGTCCACATCAGGATGCGGGCGCCGGTCGCGGCGAGTTTGCCGATCGCCTCGTCGTACTCGGCCGCGAGTGCGTCGAGGTCGAGTTTCGGACGCATGAGGTTGTTGCCGCCGGCGTAGATCGTCACGAGATCGGGGCGCATCGCCACGGCGGTCTCGAGCTGCTCGTCGATGATCGGTCGCAGCAACCGGCCCCGGATGGCGAGATTCGCGTACGCGAAGTTCTCCGAGTGCCGCGCCAGCTCACCGGCGACGAGATCGGCCCAGCCGCGCAGCCCGTTGGGACGCGACGGGTCCGGGTCGCCGACTCCCTCGGTGAAAGAATCGCCGAGCGCCACATACCGTTCGAAGCTCACTTCGTCCTCTCGACTCAGACGTCGGTACTGAAGCGGATGCCGCCGTCGGGGATCTTCACCCCGGGCCACACCCGCGCACCGCGCAACAGTTCGCACCGGGCACCGATGTCGGCGCCGTCACCGATCACGCCGTCGCGGATCAGGGCACGCGGACCGACCCGCACCCCGAATCCGATGATGGTCCGCTCGATCACCGCACCGGCCTCGACCCGTGCACCGTCGAAGATCACCGCGCCGTCCAGGCGGGCGCCGGCACCGATCTCCGCGCCGCGGCCGACGACCGTGCCACCGATCAGCAGGGCGCCGGGGGCCACGGAGGCACCCGGATGCACGAGCGACTCGCCGCGCTGCGGCGGAAGAGCCGGCGACGGAGCGATACCGCGGACCAGATCGGCCGAACCACGGACGAAGTCCTCCGGGGTGCCCATGTCGCGCCAATAGGCGGCGTCGACGTGCCCGTAGACCTTCTTGCCCTCGGTCAGCAGCGCCGGGAACACCTCGCGCTCCACCGAGACCGGACGGCCCTCGGGGATCTGCTCGATGATCTCGCGGCGGAAGACGTAGCAGCCGGCGTTGATCTGGTCGGTCGGCGGATCCTGGGTCTTCTCGAGGAAGGCGGTCACCCGGCCGTCCTCGTCGGTCGGCACACAGCCGAAGGCACGCGGATCGCTCACCCGCACCAGGTGCAGGGTCACGTCCGCCTCGGTGCGCACATGCGTGTCGAGCACGGCGCCGAGATCGGTGCCACCGAGCACGTCACCGTTGAAGACCATGACGTTGTCGGCACGCAGCTTCGGCAGCACGTTGCGGATACCACCGCCGGTGCCGAGCGGCTCGGTCTCGGTGACGTACTCGATCTCGAGTCCGAAGTCGGACCCGTCGGCGAAGTACTCCTCGAAGACCTCGGCCTTGAACGAGGTGCCGAGCACGACGTGCTTGATGCCCGCCTCACGGATCCGCGCGAGCAGGTGGGTGAGGAAGGGCACCCCCGCGGTGGGCAGCATCGGCTTGGGTGCCGACAGCGTCAGCGGCCGTAGCCGCGTGCCCTGCCCGCCGACCAGAATCACCGCATCGGTGTGCGGTGCCGAATCACTCGTCATCGTCTCCCCTGTTCACTGTCGTGCCGACCGGAATGTTCTGGTCGGTCCTCCCGTTCCGACGCTCCCGCACGGCCGCCGCGACCGCCACTCGCGATCGCACCGCGAGCCCGGCCCGCAACGCCCATCGCAGCGGCGCCTGCCACCCGTGGGGGTGACGGTCCGCCTGGAAGCGGTAGGCACTCTCGTGATGTGCCGGGAGCATCAGTTCGGGGTGCCGTCCGGCCGCGTGGCCCTTGGCGTGTGTGACCACCGCGGACGGCACGTACACGTTGAGCCACCCCGCTCGTCCGAGCCGGTCGCCCAGGTCCACGTCCTCCATGTACATGAAGTATCGCGAATCGAAGCCGTCGATCGAGTCGAAGGCCGCTCGCCGCAGCAGCAGGCACGATCCGGACAGCCAGCCCACGGGGCGTTCGCTGATCTCCTCGTTCTCCTGGCGGTAGCGGCGTGTCCACGGATTGGCCGGCCAGACGGTGCCGAGCAGCGCGTGACCTGCACCGGAGGCGAGGGTGGGGACGGTGCGCGCCGAGGGATAGACGCTTCCGTCCGGTTCGTGGATCAGCGGCCCGAGCGAACCGGCGCGCGGCCAGCGACGCGCCGCGTCGAGCAGTTCGTCGAGCGAACCGGGGTGCCACCGGACGTCCGGGTTCGCGACGACGACGAACTCCGCGGACGGGTCGACCTCGGCGACCGCACGGTTGATCGCGCCGCCGTAACCGATGTTCCCGCCGGTCCGGAGCAGTCGCACGTTCTCGTGTGCCGCCTCGGCGGCCTCGGGAGCACCGTCGGTCGAACCGTTGTCGGCCAGGATCACCTGCGTCGGCAGAACGGTTGCGGAGGTGAGCGAGGTGAGAAAGTTCTCGAGGTGCTCACCGGGCGAGTAGGTCACCGTCACCACGGCCAGCGTCGAATCCACGCCGGTCACCTTAGCGACCTCGACGGTGTGCGACACCTCACGGGCCGCTTCGTCGGATGTCATCGTGCAGGCGGCACGGTTCCGTCACCGGCGATCGCCTCGTGCAGCGCCTCCCGCCACGGACGCAAGGGGGTCAGGCCGGCGCCGACCCAGGCGCTGTCGTCGAGCACCGAGTAGGCGGGCCGGGGCGCGGGCCGGACGAACTCGTCGCTGCTGCACGGGTGCACCCGCTCCGGATCGGCGCCGATCTCCTCGAAGACCGCCCGGGCGAGGTCGAACCAGGTCGCTTCCCCGACGTTCGTCGCGTGCAGGATCCCGCCGGGGATCCCGTCGGCGCGGGAGGCGAGTTCGAGCAGGCCGTCCGCCAGGTCGCGGGCGTAGGTGGGGCAGCCACGCTGGTCGTCGACGACGCGCAGGGTGTCGCGTTCGCCCTCGAGTCGCCGCATGGTGGCGACGAAGTCGTTGCCGTCGCCGGTGTACACCCAGGCGGTACGCACGACGTGCGCGGTGGGCAGCGCCTCGAGCACCTTCCTCTCACCTGCGAGTTTCGTGCGGCCGTAGGCCGTGCGCGGGCCGGGCGGGGCGTCCACCCGGTAGGGCTCGGTCGCGTCGCCGGCGAAGACGTAGTCGGTGGAGACATGGACGAGACGGGCACCCTTGTCGGCACAGACGGCGGCCAGCACACCCGGGCCCGTGCCGTTCACCACAGCGGCTCGGTCCTCGTCGGTCTCGGCCGCGTCGACGGCGGTGTACGCGGCGGCATTGATCACCACGGAGCCCGGTTCGACGGCGGCGGCCACGGCCTGCGGATCGGTGATGTCGACCTCGGTCGATCCGACACCGCGGATCGGGATCCCCGCCGCAGTGCCGCGGTTCACGAGATGACGGCCGAGCTGGCCACGGGCTCCGGTGACGAGAACGCTACGCACTCGGAGAAGTCTGGCACGCCGGAGTGGTGCGCGCCGAGCAAGCGTCCCCACCAGTAGCCTTCAACCGAGAGCTACAGACACAGACCCCGTACCAGCCACAGGAGGAGTACCAGGTGCCGCCAGAGCCGCGTCGCCGCACCGGCCGACGTCCCGACCCGACGGGACGTCGCCCCCGCGCGGGCGATCCGACAGCTGCCGACGGCAGGTACGGGTCGGATCCCGGCCCTCGACAGTCGCGGCGTACCGCCCGGCGCGAGCCGCCCTCCCGCAGCCCCGGAACACCGGCGGAGGCGCGGGTGTACAGCGGCAGGCCGTGGCAGATCGCCGTCGCGATCGCGGCGTGCCTGGTGCTGGTCGTCACCGGCGTTGCCTGGCGCAGCGTCGACGCGCTGCAGTCGTCGTTGGCCTCGGTCCGCGGCCTGGCCCTCGGCGGCGGGGAGGACGGCGCCGTCGACATCCTGCTGGTGGGCACGGACAGCCGCACCGATGCGCACGGCAATCCCCTCTCCCAGCGCGAGCTCGACGCGTTGCGCGCGGGTGAGGAAGTGGCGAACAACACCGACACGATCATCCTGCTCCGAGTGCCGAACGACGGCCGGTCGGCCACGGCGATGTCGATCCCCCGCGACACCTACGTCGAGGTGCCCGAGATCGGGATGTCGAAGATCAACGCGGCGTACGGCGCCACGAAGGCGAACCGGCGCGCCGAGCTCGTCGAAGCCGACGCCGACGCGACCGAGACCGAACTCGAGAACGAATCGACCCAGGCGGGCCGGGAGGCGCTCATCGAGTCGGTCGCCGACCTGACGGGTGTGACGGTGGACCATTACGCCGAGGTCGGACTCCTCGGCTTCGTGCTGCTCACCGACGCCGTCGGCGGTGTCGACGTGTGCCTGAACGCACCGGTGGACGAGCCGCTGTCGGGCGCCCGTTTCGACGCCGGTGTACAGACCCTGCAGGGTTCGGACGCACTGAGCTTCGTCCGCCAGCGTCACGACCTGCCGCGCGGCGATCTCGACCGGATCGTGCGGCAGCAGGTGTTCATGGCATCGCTGGCTCAGAAGGTCCTCAGCGCCAAGACGCTGTCCAACCCGTCGAAGGTGAGTCAGCTGACCGCCGCAGTGCAACGTTCAGTGGTGCTCGACTCCGATTGGGACATCATGGCGCTGGCGACCCAGCTGCAGGGCCTTGCCGGTGGCGACGTGACCTTCTCGACGATCCCTGTACAGGACATCAACGCGATGACCGATTACGGCGAGTCGGTCGTGCAGGTCGATCCGGACGAGGTTCGCTCCTTCGTCGCCGAGCTGATCGGCCGCGAACCGGACGGCAGCGAGACCACCTCGACCCCGGTGCCCGCCCCCGACATCGACGCGTCGACCGTCACGGTCGATGTCGCGAACGCCGGATCCGTGTCCGGCCTGGCCTCCCAGGTGTCCGCGGCCCTGTCCGAGGAGGGCTACGTCGAGGGCGAGGTGGGCAACTACACCGGTTCCGGTGTGGGCACGTCGACGGTCTTCGGTGCCGACGAGGACTCCGACGAGACTCGTGCGGTGGCCGCGGCGCTCGGTGGTCTCGCCACCGGGTCTGACCCCTCGCTCCCGGCCGGCACGGTGCGGGTCGTGCTCGCAGGCGACTACACCGGCCCCGGCTCGTCGTCGTACTCCGGTTCGTCCACCGCCGCATCCGCCTCCGACATCGGGGTGAGCCCGGCCGGTGGCACCGCCACCCCGGCTCCCTCCGCACCACCCATCGATGCGGGCTCCGACGGCCCGCGCTGCGTGAACTGACAGCCGAGAAGAAGGACATCGTGACCACCCTGACCGACGCACTGCTCGATCCGATCCTCGCCGAAGATCCGGCGGGTCCGCGGATCACCTGGTACGACGACGCGACCGGCGCGCGTATCGAACTGTCGGCGCTCACCCTCGCCAACTGGGCCGCCAAGACGGCCAACATGATCCGCGACCAGTTCGGGATTCTTCCCGGCGGTCGCGTCGCGGTGCTGCTGCCCGCCCACTGGCAGAGCGCAGCGGTGCTGCTCGGTGCGTGGTGGGCCGGCGCCGAGGTGGTGCTCGAGGCCGACCCCGACGCCGACCTCGCGCTCGTCACCCCCGACCGGCTGGACGAGGTCGACACGGTCGCCGAGGTCGCGGCGTTGTCGCTCGACGCATTCGGTGCCCCCGTCCGCGACCTGCCGCCCGGGATCACGGACTACGCGACGGACGTGCGGATGCACGGCGACCAGTTCCGGTCCTCCGGTGCGGCCGATGCGGTGCTCGCCGGACGTTCACAGTCGGATGTGCTCACCGCCGCCACCGAGTCGGCGTCGGCGGCGGGTATCGGCAGCGGCGACCGCGTGTTGTCCTCCCGGTCGTGGTCGCAGCCCGACGATCTCGTCGCCGGACTGCTCGCGGTGCTCGCGGCCCGGGCGTCGCTGGTGCAGGTGAGCAATCCCGATCCCGAAGCCACCGAACGCCGCGTGGCGAGCGAGAAGATCACGGTTCGTCTGGACGGGTGATCCCGCGCTCCTCGCGGTAGCCGCCGTCGGCGAGTCCCGCCTCGATCTCGAACCTGTTGCGGGATCCCGGGTTGCGGAGTTCCTCCCACAGATAACGCGCCGCGAAGCCGATGCCGTGGCGGGCCCACTGGTCCGCGTGCACGGCTTCGTGGCGCAGCAGCGCGCGTGTGGGTCGTATGCGGGTGAGGAAGACACCGCCGACGGTGGTGCCGCCGCGCGCGAAACCACCGCGCATACCGCTGCAGACGAACAGTCCGTACTCGTCGTCGAAGGACACCGAGCCGCCCCAGGCCCTGCCCCACATCGTCGCGAGTGCGGTGACGAAACGTGCCGACGGGACGCCGCGCGATGCGCGTATCACCCTGGCACGCTTCCGTTCCCGTCCCGACACGGCTCGAGCCTACGCCGGCCATGCCGTTTCGGATCTCCGCCGTGCCCGCTCAGACCTTCGCGGGCACGTTCTCGTCGACGGCGTGGAGATCCTTGCGGCGGACGACCGGGATCGTCAGCGTGATCGCGGCGGCCACCAGCGCGACGCCGCACCCGATGAGCAGACCGGTACGGAATCCGGCCTCGGTCGGGATGCTGTAGCCGGCGGCCTGCACGCTCATCTGCGACAGCACCACACCCACCACGGCAGCCGAGATCGACGTGCCCATCGAGCGCATGAGCGAGTTGACGCTGTTGGCGGAGGCCGTCTCGGACTGCGGCACGGCCGACATGATCAGTGCGGGCATCGCACCGTACGCGAAGCCGACGCCGGTGCTGCAGATCGCGGTGACGACGAGCAGGCCCCAGGTCGACCCCATGAGGACGATCGACGAGCCGTATCCGAGCGCGATGATCAGGCAGCCCACGAAGAGCGTGACCTTCGGTCCGCGCTTCGACGAGAGCTTCCCTCCGATCGGCGAGACGAGCATCATCATGAGCCCGCCGGGAGCCATCCACAGACCCATCGCCAGCATCGACTGGCCCAGGCCGTAGCCGGTCTCGGCCGGCAGCTGGAGCAGCTGCGGGACGATCAGCGACTGCGCGTACATGCCGAAGCCCACGACGACCGAGGCGCAGTTGGTCAACAGGACCGGGAGCCGCGCCGCGACCCGCAGATCGACGAGCGGCTCGGAGCGGCGCAGTTCCCACCAACCCCAGACCAGCAGGACGACGACGGCCGCGGCGAACAGATCGAGGGTCGTCGAGCTCGTCCACCCCCAGTCGCCGCCCTTCGAGATCGCGAGCAGCAGGCAGGTCAGAGCCGTTCCGAGGCCGAGCGCACCCACCACGTCGAAGCGGGCGGTGCTGCCCGTGCCACGCCCCTGGGGAGCCACCCGCCACAGCAGGACGAAGACCACGGCGCTCAGCACGCCAGTGGCCCAGAAGAGGGCGCGCCAGCTGGCGTTCTGGGCGACCGCGGCGGCGATCGGGAGGCCGAGCGCGCCACCGATACCCATCGAGGCGCTCATCAGCGCGATCGAGGAGTGCAGACGCTCGGGAGGGAGCGCGTCACGCAACAGGCTGATGCCCAGGGGGATCAGACCGACGCCGAGGCCCTGCAGGCCGCGGCCGATCAGCATCGGCACGAGCGACGACGCCATGGCGCACAGAACCGAGCCGAGAACGAGCGGCACCGTGCAGATCAACAGCATCCGTCGCTTGCCGTACATGTCACCGAGGCGTCCGACGACGGGCGTGGCCACGGCACCGGTGAGCAGGGTGACGGTGATGACCCAGGACGCATTGGACGAGGACGTGTTCAGGATGGCGGGCAGCTGGGCGATGAGCGGCACGACCAGCGTCTGGGTGAGCGCGCCGACGATACCGGTGAAAGCGAGGACCCCCACCAGCAGGGAGGAGCGCACCTGCTGCGCCCCGGGTGACTCCGACATGTACGACTCCGTGATCGACGAAATGCGCCGGTTCCACCGGCAAGAATGTGTATGGCGCACATGGTATGCATGATGCATATCCGTCGGTCAACGCGGGAACGCCCATAATGGACACCGACCCGCCTAGGAGTGATGAAGCGCACACATGGACAAGCCGACGCACCTGATCGAGTTCGAAATCATGCTCCTGGGGCGGCATCTCACCTTCTTCGGGCCGCGCCGGCGCGACGCCGGGCACCTCGATCGCAGCGCCTACACGATGCTGAGCCGGTTGTGGGCCCAGGGACCGATGACCATCGGACAGCTCAGCGAGGCATTCGGTCTCGACGCCTCCACTGTGAACCGGCAGACCGCGGTCCTGTTGAAGTCGGGACTCGCTGAGCGCATCCCCGACCCGGACGGCGGTATCGCCCGCAAGTTCCGGATCACGGATGAGGGTGAACGTCGACTCGACGACGAACGCGCCCGAGCCGTCGAAGGACTCGAGCGCGTTCTGGTCGACTGGGACGCCGAGGACGTGACGCGGTTCGCCCGCTATCTCGAGCGGTTCAACACCGACATCGAGCGGCTGTCCGGGGCACCGTGGACCCGACCGGCCCACATCCGCCCGCCCGGCGAGGACTGAGTTCCCCCGGTCACCCGGCCATCGCCGCGACCGGCGACACCCGGCTCGCGCGCTGGGCGGGGACGAGCGACGCCACCACACCCGCGAGACCGCCCACCAGGACGATCGCTGCGAGCTGCCACCACGGCACCGCCCCGAATTCGATGTGACCCGTGCCGATCACCGAGGCCGTGCCGGCCGCACCGAGCAGCAGACCGAGCACCACGCCGAGCAGCGACGCCACGCCGGCGATGATCGACGCCTCCCGCACCAGCAGACTCCGCACACCGGCCCGCGAGAGACCGACCGAGCGCAGCATCGCGGTCTCCCGTCGCCGCTCGAGCACCGACAACGCCATCGTGTTGCCCACGCCGATCAGGGCGATCACCACAGCCACGGACAGCAGCCCGCCGACGATCAGCAGCATCGTGTCGAGAATCTTCTCGAGCATCTGCCGCATCTGCACCGCACCGACCACGTCACTGCCCGGAACCTCGGCCGCGGCGATCCGCGACAGGTCGTCGGAGACCGCGACGAGGTCCTCGTCCGACAGTCCCCGATCGAGTTTCAGCCACAGGGTGTCCGCCGTGACGGGACCGGCGACGGCGGTCAGATCGCTCCACTCGATCATGTCGGGCATCCCGATCTCCGTCGTGGCGACGGTCAGCTCGCGTGCGCCCACCGGGCCACCGACGGTCACGACAGCTCCGTCGTCCACGCCCACCGATCTCGCCAGGGACCGTTCGAGCACGATCGTCCCAGCCTCGGGAAGCCGCACGTCCGTCCGGACGGTCGAGGCCATCGCCGCGGGATCGACGCCGAGGACCGACGCCTCCGTGCCACCGATCATGAGGTCGACGGTGGCGAGCTCGGCTCCGCTGTGCACCCGGTCGACCGCCGTCAGCCGCTCGATCACCTCCGGTGCGAGACCGTCGCGTTCGGGCGCGGTCACGGCCATGTCGACGGGGAAGTTCTCGTCGATCACGTCGGGCGCACCGCCCTTGAGCGTGCCGATCCCCACGACGAGGGTCGAGGTCAACGTCACACCGATGAACAGCGCGGTGGCCGTCGACGCGGTGCGGCGAGGATTGCGCCGCGCGTTGCCCGCGGCGAGCGCCGCGAGCGGACCACCGGCACGGGCGAGCACGTCCCCCACCGCACCGACCGCGGCGGGCACGAGACGGCGGGAGGCGAGCA
This window contains:
- a CDS encoding glycosyltransferase family 2 protein codes for the protein MDSTLAVVTVTYSPGEHLENFLTSLTSATVLPTQVILADNGSTDGAPEAAEAAHENVRLLRTGGNIGYGGAINRAVAEVDPSAEFVVVANPDVRWHPGSLDELLDAARRWPRAGSLGPLIHEPDGSVYPSARTVPTLASGAGHALLGTVWPANPWTRRYRQENEEISERPVGWLSGSCLLLRRAAFDSIDGFDSRYFMYMEDVDLGDRLGRAGWLNVYVPSAVVTHAKGHAAGRHPELMLPAHHESAYRFQADRHPHGWQAPLRWALRAGLAVRSRVAVAAAVRERRNGRTDQNIPVGTTVNRGDDDE
- a CDS encoding SGNH/GDSL hydrolase family protein, with the translated sequence MSFERYVALGDSFTEGVGDPDPSRPNGLRGWADLVAGELARHSENFAYANLAIRGRLLRPIIDEQLETAVAMRPDLVTIYAGGNNLMRPKLDLDALAAEYDEAIGKLAATGARILMWTAYDGSWAPVFGLLRGRWAVYNELVREIADRHGATIVDFWRFDEYRDLRMWDFDRLHMSAAGHHNMAIRVLDLLGVEHGLGPVEFDEAPVLTRAQERAADRAWMREFLVPWMGRRLRGVSSGDGVTPKYPELGPVRF
- a CDS encoding MFS transporter, whose protein sequence is MSESPGAQQVRSSLLVGVLAFTGIVGALTQTLVVPLIAQLPAILNTSSSNASWVITVTLLTGAVATPVVGRLGDMYGKRRMLLICTVPLVLGSVLCAMASSLVPMLIGRGLQGLGVGLIPLGISLLRDALPPERLHSSIALMSASMGIGGALGLPIAAAVAQNASWRALFWATGVLSAVVFVLLWRVAPQGRGTGSTARFDVVGALGLGTALTCLLLAISKGGDWGWTSSTTLDLFAAAVVVLLVWGWWELRRSEPLVDLRVAARLPVLLTNCASVVVGFGMYAQSLIVPQLLQLPAETGYGLGQSMLAMGLWMAPGGLMMMLVSPIGGKLSSKRGPKVTLFVGCLIIALGYGSSIVLMGSTWGLLVVTAICSTGVGFAYGAMPALIMSAVPQSETASANSVNSLMRSMGTSISAAVVGVVLSQMSVQAAGYSIPTEAGFRTGLLIGCGVALVAAAITLTIPVVRRKDLHAVDENVPAKV
- a CDS encoding TIGR03089 family protein, with amino-acid sequence MTTLTDALLDPILAEDPAGPRITWYDDATGARIELSALTLANWAAKTANMIRDQFGILPGGRVAVLLPAHWQSAAVLLGAWWAGAEVVLEADPDADLALVTPDRLDEVDTVAEVAALSLDAFGAPVRDLPPGITDYATDVRMHGDQFRSSGAADAVLAGRSQSDVLTAATESASAAGIGSGDRVLSSRSWSQPDDLVAGLLAVLAARASLVQVSNPDPEATERRVASEKITVRLDG
- a CDS encoding coenzyme F420-0:L-glutamate ligase is translated as MPDAVADPAVRDHAPGGPIEILPVAGLPEFRPGDDLAAAVAQAAPWLADGDVLVVTSKVVSKVEGRIVAAPTDPDARDALRRRLVNEEAVRVLARKGRTLITENKLGIVQAASGIDGSNVDSAELALLPENPDASAATLRERLGALLGVRVAVVVTDTMGRAWRNGQTDAAIGSSGLPVLHGYAGSHDSQGNELQVTSVAVADEIAAAGDLVKGKLGGVPVAVVRGLDLPDDGSTARALIRSGEDDLFWLGTEEALERGRREALLLRRSVRQFASEPVDPEDLREAVAEALTAPAPHHTRPVRFVWVRTEQVRRRLLDRMRDKWAEDLHGDGLDPVAVERRISRGAILYDAPEVIVPFWVPDGAHHYPDARRTAAEATMFTVAAGAAVQGLLVSLATRGLGSCWIGSTIFAPEVVREELGLPAEWSPLGAVAVGYPLTEPEPREPADPGDALVEL
- a CDS encoding LCP family protein, whose product is MYSGRPWQIAVAIAACLVLVVTGVAWRSVDALQSSLASVRGLALGGGEDGAVDILLVGTDSRTDAHGNPLSQRELDALRAGEEVANNTDTIILLRVPNDGRSATAMSIPRDTYVEVPEIGMSKINAAYGATKANRRAELVEADADATETELENESTQAGREALIESVADLTGVTVDHYAEVGLLGFVLLTDAVGGVDVCLNAPVDEPLSGARFDAGVQTLQGSDALSFVRQRHDLPRGDLDRIVRQQVFMASLAQKVLSAKTLSNPSKVSQLTAAVQRSVVLDSDWDIMALATQLQGLAGGDVTFSTIPVQDINAMTDYGESVVQVDPDEVRSFVAELIGREPDGSETTSTPVPAPDIDASTVTVDVANAGSVSGLASQVSAALSEEGYVEGEVGNYTGSGVGTSTVFGADEDSDETRAVAAALGGLATGSDPSLPAGTVRVVLAGDYTGPGSSSYSGSSTAASASDIGVSPAGGTATPAPSAPPIDAGSDGPRCVN
- a CDS encoding sugar phosphate nucleotidyltransferase; translated protein: MTSDSAPHTDAVILVGGQGTRLRPLTLSAPKPMLPTAGVPFLTHLLARIREAGIKHVVLGTSFKAEVFEEYFADGSDFGLEIEYVTETEPLGTGGGIRNVLPKLRADNVMVFNGDVLGGTDLGAVLDTHVRTEADVTLHLVRVSDPRAFGCVPTDEDGRVTAFLEKTQDPPTDQINAGCYVFRREIIEQIPEGRPVSVEREVFPALLTEGKKVYGHVDAAYWRDMGTPEDFVRGSADLVRGIAPSPALPPQRGESLVHPGASVAPGALLIGGTVVGRGAEIGAGARLDGAVIFDGARVEAGAVIERTIIGFGVRVGPRALIRDGVIGDGADIGARCELLRGARVWPGVKIPDGGIRFSTDV
- a CDS encoding MarR family winged helix-turn-helix transcriptional regulator — encoded protein: MDKPTHLIEFEIMLLGRHLTFFGPRRRDAGHLDRSAYTMLSRLWAQGPMTIGQLSEAFGLDASTVNRQTAVLLKSGLAERIPDPDGGIARKFRITDEGERRLDDERARAVEGLERVLVDWDAEDVTRFARYLERFNTDIERLSGAPWTRPAHIRPPGED
- a CDS encoding NUDIX hydrolase — its product is MSARSLHASAIDRLTAWRTDSEDAESLRHTMLAFLDSAPDGCLREHVPGHITASSIVLDADHRNVLLTLHPRVGRWIQLGGHCEPSDETVVDAALREATEESGIADLVIDPELLSAHTHPITCSLGVPTRHLDLRFLVTAPVGARPVRSDESTDLQWWPVDALPPEAEHETIAHMVRLAAARRA
- the rfbD gene encoding dTDP-4-dehydrorhamnose reductase, yielding MRSVLVTGARGQLGRHLVNRGTAAGIPIRGVGSTEVDITDPQAVAAAVEPGSVVINAAAYTAVDAAETDEDRAAVVNGTGPGVLAAVCADKGARLVHVSTDYVFAGDATEPYRVDAPPGPRTAYGRTKLAGERKVLEALPTAHVVRTAWVYTGDGNDFVATMRRLEGERDTLRVVDDQRGCPTYARDLADGLLELASRADGIPGGILHATNVGEATWFDLARAVFEEIGADPERVHPCSSDEFVRPAPRPAYSVLDDSAWVGAGLTPLRPWREALHEAIAGDGTVPPAR